The genomic window ATAATTAAAATTCCTTAAAGCTCTATCATTTTCCTAAGTCCTAACCACAAATTACTTAGCCAACATAATATGCAACAGGGACAAGGTTTCCatgaacaagaagaaaaaaaaatcaaaccattGAATTTCCATTAATTCTTTATATAATACCAAAAGTGGTTCAATTAAACCATAACTAACAGCTTAAACAACTAGAAAAATATTTCCCATAAAAAAGAAGTGAAAACCCAGGATCAACAGCTAAACCAACAACTAAAAAAAGCTACCCAGAAGaagaaactcaaaaaaaaaaaatcccatcaatcaaaatcatatgaAAATAAGGTAACAACCAAGGTTCTGCAGAGCTTACAGAAAAGTTGATCTCTTGAAATTGTATAAGCAGCAAGAGTAGAAAAACAAAGGACAAGCTCGACAATGATttgatttaaaaagaaagaaagacctTTCCTTTTCTGTATTTACCAGTGGAAAGAGGATTTTGTGTTCTGTTTCGACACCTCTTCTAACCATTACCGGTCTGACGAGTTGTTTCTTGCAGTTTCGATCTTATTGATACATGAAAAGACTATTATACCCCCTActtgtttctttattttcctttttgctcataaaaaataaataaagagcaAAACAAAATTTATTGTTTTGTAAGGTAGGGTTAGAttaggataatgcggctgtcatGTCCCAATTATTTCTGTCGATTATCCATCCGTTGTCTTGTGGTGGATTACACATTTGCcattaatttactcaattatgtcttttttttttgttagttcTTGACATTGTTATCGGTGTAGTAATTTAAGTGTGTTAAAAGTAATATTCTCTTATTTAAAGATTGAAAGGGATCATAGATAATTTTAGACATAGTATCAAAAAGAGtacatataattaatattaaaaaatttaaaaattttgagaaaaaaatataaaaaaagtatcacttttattttaagttaacctagttagttataaattttaaaagaatatattaatattatttttgatgaattttaatataCATTGAAAATACCAATTTATCTAACTTGATGACGTCAAGAAAATGTTTTAAAACATTCATTAGAAAAGTATTATCCTCTGTTTTCTCCttacttaaaattaatattctttgCTTAAAAAGGAAAAACCTCTCTATAGTTACTtgatataataaaaaagaaaaacttctCTACAtctaattttagttaatatttttgtttttggtgcTCTTAAGATCATTGGCATAATGTTTTTACAAAAAAGTTAAATGTGCTATTAAGCCAAcagaaattaacaaaatataatgatttagtgttgttgaatatttgttaaaGGATAATCAAGACTCATATATATAGTTCCCTGGGGGTCTAAATAATTACTCGCCAAGATCCTTACAAACACAAATTATTAGCCATTTCGCCATCTAAGCACCAACCTTTTACTGCATTTTCACTCCAACTTGTCCCGTTCTTCAAAtttgtaatataaaaataaataattgactTAAACATAAGACAAATAATTTGCATAATTCCAAATCTTCAGttgaaataaatttcacattcatttgttAGACAAGATTTACTCTCACTCTTTACCTTCAATGCAaaaaacatatatacacatatatatacaacatGTAAAAAGGGTGTAGAGGATGTTTTCCCAATACTAATCAACATGAGTTGATCTAATTAGCTTTAATCTCTCTACTTTCTTAAAATTTAGGAATTAATTAATCTATCTACttcaatttgatataatttaatctcTTTGACAATGCGTTATACTTGATCATACAATCTAAACTAGGGGAAGCATTGTTTGAAAAAACAAAGTTTTCGATCTAATAATAGCAATTAAAGGTGTTGTTAATCTATATCTATTAATACCATTATAAAAGTAGAAGAGTTCAAATTATGTCAGAAGAATTAAATCAAAGTATTATcttatatattttgaatatatAACTGGTAATGATTGAATTTGTATTCTTACAAATTAATGATAAGAGGTAGGGATTAATAATGATGGGGTTCGGTCCACCGGTGGACCATTCAATTATTCATTGTTTTGATTTGCAGTGGTTGGTACTCAATGTACACCGTCCATTGCGGGATGGTTTGTGATTAGTATTCCCAGTTGTTAAAACATCCTAAAAGCTTTTTCTGGCAAGATTGACTTGTCAGATCATGGGTGATAGGGGGCTCTGCCATGGAGAAAAGGCTATAGATATTGAGCTCATAGAGAAACGTAGCAGAAGCCTCATCATCACTTGCAACAAGAGATGAAGAAAGTTTGTGGCACAGCACAGAACTCTCTTAGTTCCAGAAGATGCTTCCGGAAATGAAATTATGGGGCTCGCTAGAGAATCTCCGGGTGGCGGAGAGTACTGCCGGACTTGCTGCCACAAAGAAACTAAAACCACCAGACTCTTAACAGCCTATCTTACATGTATCGCAGCGGATCACTGATGGAAAAATTAACAATTTGCCTCAACAATTTTGGACCTTGCGATGAAGAATCCTAAATCCGCTGTTCTTTAAGCTATGATAGACAAGGATCCAAAGAGATATCTGCCTCAACTCTCATGTATGGAAGGTAAGAATTATGTGCAGTTTTGACTCTTTAAGCTTAGTTAGGAATCAATCAGAGGCAGAGAAACTTCAAACTTCACAAGCCAAAATTAATTAAGAACTTAAAATATACAAAACAtgaatgagaagaaaaagaaagccataattcatttgattttctgtgtttattcattaaaaatggTGTTTGTCCCTTGTCTGTTAGTTTTACAGCACACCAATGTCATCTGAAAATCGAAGCTCCAATATTGTGATAAGAAAAAGAATGACAACATTTAGAAGTCCATGAAATCATCTTCCCTGTTGAAACTCCATCAGATGATCAGAAACATCCACCCAACTGCCAAGAGGGTCaaaaaaggattaatagatgTCTAGCAAGCTAAAACAGAGGACATGGGAGAAAAACCATTCCTCCAATACATGCTCAATAAGTTAATTTTAAGCACTGAGCAAGACTGAATCCCTTTCACACAAAAGAATAAAAGAACAAAGAGGGCCACATCAAAAACCAATAGTTCATAAGCATGTACATATCAAAATAAAGAGGGAAACATACAATACTAATTCATGCACATAACCAAAGGATTTAACTTTCTTCACAATCCGTGAGGTTCCTAACAGATCACAAACACTATTGACCCCATATTCCTCCCAATATTCACCCTTTAGTTATTTAACCAGTTATTTAAGAAGTTATTTCCTAGAAGTTAGTGGCTGAAATTTGTCCGTGATTTCTTTTGAGAATCATCGAAATTTGTTAGTGATTTTCTTTTTGAGAATCACAGACTGTTATAGTACGTTTTCCATAAATAAACCCAACTGGCAACCCTTCTTATTGCTCAAATATGTCAGTACAAGATAAAATTCTTCTCCCAATGACAACACTTAGTTCATACACATTTGCTGCATTTTAATGCACTATGGCTAGTAAAGTTAGCGATCCCAAGATGTATAATGCAGTCAACATctacccaaaattttcattttccctGAAGTATTCATGTCAAACATGTATTCTGCACAGGTTAAGGTCTAGGTACGTGGTATGATGTTCCAAAGATATGAAACAACTCCAGGTAACATaggtcaacataaactggcaacCGTTCTTATTGCTCAAATATGATATTACAAGATAAATTTCTTCTCCCGTAGAGATCACAAAACTTAGATCATAagcatttgatgcattttaatGCACCACGGTTTCATAGGATGAAGTTGACTTAAGCACCAAATTCTCTGTCCAACTGATCTCTTATAAGCAAGGCTAGTGATCCTAAGACATATAATGCAGTCAACATCtacccaaaactttcattttccTTAATGTCCAACATGGGCTCAACACGGATTTAAGATCTAGGTTAGCGAAATGATGTTACAAGTATGAAACAACTCCAGGTAACATAGGTCAACATAAATGTCCaatgcaaaaaaaaataataaaaagatttaaaTCCTGACAACATCATGAAAGAGGACGGGTTACATACCAAAATAGCCTCAATTTCCTCATTGGAAACAGGCGTTCTTTTGGGTTGAAGAGAAGCTTTACCTCCCACGGTTGCAGGAGCCTTAGAACTAGAGAAGAAAGTTAGATCACCATCGCCAGTTTTGCTTGCACCCTGAGCCTGCAACCCAGAATCTGCAAATATCGATttgatttcacatttttcaccAACATCCATTAATTGCAATCGCAAACAGTTTTTACAACAATTTGACTTGCGTTTACAGATTCAGCAAAAAACAACCCCCCTTTCAGTTAAACATGCAGACATAGAAAAccataaaaaacatattaaagagaAGGCAGAATGAGATTTAACAGTACATTAAGAAATCGAAAGCAAAGAAAACACAATAGATGAGATATAGAAGGGGTCAATGGGATATAAAGAAGAAAACCAGAAGGTTTGGGGTGTCTTTGGGGAAACTTGATGCGAGGGATTCTCTTCATCGCTTGCGCTACgcccatttttctttttccttttttgtgcAATGGCAATTTTCTCAAAGAAGTTTGACGGTGATTTTTCAATTAAGAATGATTCTCCGGTTTCAGAGATTTCTCGTTTTGTAGAAAAGTAGGCGGCGATGTTTCAGGAAGGAAAAAGAGAgcgaaaatattaaaattgattttcTACTTTATACTAAACGACAGCGTCTTCGTGGAAGTAAAACAAACGCACCGTTGAACAAAATGATCATAGGTTGCCCAATTATTAAAATAATCGTATGTATCTTACCACCTTTTGGTAGTGTCACATGTCTAGTTTAAGTGAGGCATAACAGTTGTCCTCCCGCAAGACTGTATTTTTGGGTTAGATAATTGTCCTTTGAAAGATAGTTATTATGTTCCCACTCGATTAGACAcgtgacactttcaaaaaaatattttctattcgTTCTCAACTATTCAACTTCTCGATTTAGGAATTAATAGCAACTATTCATCGTTACTTTTTATTGATTTAGGAATCCATAATTATAAGGTTAAGACACCGCCAAATGTTAGAAATTAAAGATGGTACATGAAATTAATTCCATCTGCTAATTAAATTTAGTTCCTATTAACTTGGGGATGCCGTAAACAacttaatatcaaatttagtGTTTAGACTCGACTTTTTTTCGATATGGATTTTCAATTAAGATTGGATTGGCCCAATTTGATAGAACtaattttttatgctttttcatttggcccaattttttttataaaaaaaacaaccttaaattcaataattaattggCCCAAATCCcctgaaaaattttgaatttacaattttttattatttattttcttttatataagtGTAGTATCACGATTATTAACTTTTGTTCTattgacacaatacttagaaCTACCCGTAACTCTCCCCAACtcttaaataaaagaataatgtaCTTCAACACACTCGAACCCACGTTCTCTTGCATCGGCAACAATATTGATGCCAactgaattaagactcaatccgCTTTCAATGTCTAAATTGATATAAGTAATTTTGttgatcttttaatttttttaacaatctcattataggttttgatcatatttgatgttttaaacttttaattgaatcagtaatataaaattaatatttatgttattattgtttGGTTAAGTATTTGGTATACTCGTAGtgttttttttattccacaagtgactttaaaaaattgtaatgtgttatttttttaaatattttacaatatcCCTATGAGATATTCGTTAAATCGCTTACCCTGTggaatttacaaattttacaccaaatattttcccttattgttatttaaatatgtttataatttttttaaatacaatttttttctaatttccttgtattccaaaataaaataaaataaaaatgaaccgGCAGTTGGATGGATTAGACCGACTCCTTGCACTTTCATTTTATGGAGCACAGCTCTAGACAATAGCATCTGTTGCATCTTCCGCTCATGATTATATTGTGtaaatataattatgttaattcCTTCCCTCTCTTTTTTGTTTCCGACGATGAGTAGTACTTGAAAGAAGTCGCCATTTTTTCTAAGGGGATCACAAACAGTGATCTGATCCTTTTTAAACAATGTTCATAAATTTTTTGGAAccaaaaagaaaagggttttacAGAGGTTTATAATCACTATAAACAGAACAGGATTGAAGATAAGTGTTATAAAACAATTAGATTTGCATACAAGGAAAAATTAAAACGACATTCTTAATTTCACACTCCATATATATAGAGtcccaaaacaagaaaattacaTCACTCAATCTTCAAGCAAACCTTGTTTTCTTTTTCAGATGATTGAAGTGGTAACCACGCTGACATAAAAGAtgcattaattttataaaaaaacaaaactccTAATAAGGCTAAGCAACGCAGATATACATCGCTCAATGCCAAAGATccagagaaaagaaaaagggggtgGGGGAGAGTCTGGTAAATACTTTGCCATCGAGTTACGCAAGTATAATAGTATATGAatgtaaaaaaaagagagagagagagagggtaATTTACAGAAAAGGGATTGAAAGTTTCATGAATTAATGATATCGTCGTCTTCCATGATACTCTCCAACGAAGGTTTCCATGAAGAGTCAAGTTTCTCAGATCTTGCTTTCTCTATTTCGCCCAAAATTTCCTCTAAGCTCTTCCCACCATTACCCTTGTTCTTCAGCTTCACTAATAACAAATCTAGTTCCTCTTTTGTAAGCACTATCTTCACCTTTATGCTGCTTTTCTTCCCTTCATTTTCCTTCTTATAATCAGTTGAAGCTGCTTCACcaatctcttcttcttcttcttccagaTGCGGCCTTGATCCCAATGTCTTCATCATACAATTCCCcataattttctctttctttaaaaataaaaagaaagaaagaaagaaagaaacccaGCAAAACCCACtactttcttgatctaaaaactTGTTCTGGGATGTATTGGAAAGTAAGAAAATGTTTGAGGAATTTTGTGGAATGTGAATGTGAATGTGAGTTATAACTTATAAGGGTATATATAGACAAAATTAGATGcactaaacaaataaaaataccctctattaattaattaattaattagttatgcATACTTAAAGACTTAATTTTCTTCACGAGACTTGGATTTTTCTACGTACTAAGTGACATCTGAGCAGTCAACTTAATATAAATTATCACAACTTACtattccatttaatttttttttgttgttgggaGAGAggatgttaaaatttattatcagtgcaacatttttttatataatattattataggtttggattatatttatttttatatataacgtCTAGAAGTAGAATTACTCATAATTCTTAGTTCTTACTTaatccataaataagaggataatgcgttttAACACACTCGAATTCAAGTGTTTTTTTTAGCCATAAATAAGAGGAAGTGTTTTTTACTTTTTACAGCTCGATTTTTCGCTTCTACTGACTTCTTTTTTCATAAAGATAAACTAAAacgaaaaaaagttaaaaaaagattAGCTAAAAAATGTGATTTCTTTTACTTGATGGCtaaataatgcaaaaaaaaaaaaaggtttcaagtaagaaaaaggaaaaagacagAATAATTGTCGGCTTTTGATTGAACCCATACTTGAAGTGTATCTATTAATAAAAGTTACAAATAAAGTAATTAgacaataatttaattaaattccaaatatattccataaataaatgaaacaagtaacaaaatataattgataaaaaaatggaCAATAGAACAAAAAGATATCCTCAGTATTTTCTAATTACACtcgaaaaattaaaattccatTTTCCTTTTGCTATTCCAGGAGAAAATCATCCTTTCTCGACAGTTTGTAAgtcttttttttatgatttataaacAATTTTAACTATAAATATGTTATGGGTAATtaatgaaataagtgaaatatttttttatcaatcttATCATATGTTCTAATTATATCTGTTCTTTCTGATatataatgtctagaactacGCCCCTAACCTATTAATAgtaggataatgcgtttcagcatTGGTAACAATACggataacattttttaaaaatatatatgtacaatacATGCCAACTACTTTAATATAAGATGAACGatgatattatttatattatttaagtggAGGTTTGTGTGCATGAAGAAGTGGCAGAATTTACGTATCAATGTTTCAACTACTTTTGATCCTTTTGTTAAATTTTCCTTAATGATCTTGATTGAAAACACCAGTCTATGTCTCGGTCagcatcttcttcttcatccatTGGGTGAAAATGTTAGAAATTCAAAAGTTACTAAAAGCAAGCACTAcgttttaaaaagataaaaacaagGATATTTAAGAGATTGTTAAATCTTTCATGGTGATTCTCTGTCtgcaaaatatatattaatgactaCATTTTTTCCACTTAATGCCATACAAGTTCATATCTTTCCACACTTTGATGTTGTTGTTATAATAAACATAGTTGATATGTAGTCCAATTTTGTGTTTAATAGGGATTTGTGGCGGGTTATGGTCCTCAGCCTTTCACCCCCACAAATTCCCTTATTTTATCACtgtatttattttttcaacaaatgataaaattcaggtcatacaaattttaaatgttatgtaCACGTTTTATTAT from Gossypium hirsutum isolate 1008001.06 chromosome D12, Gossypium_hirsutum_v2.1, whole genome shotgun sequence includes these protein-coding regions:
- the LOC121224582 gene encoding uncharacterized protein; the encoded protein is MGNCMMKTLGSRPHLEEEEEEIGEAASTDYKKENEGKKSSIKVKIVLTKEELDLLLVKLKNKGNGGKSLEEILGEIEKARSEKLDSSWKPSLESIMEDDDIINS